One genomic segment of uncultured Ilyobacter sp. includes these proteins:
- the cls gene encoding cardiolipin synthase, with the protein MVLEHLIFFAKYIYFINIFFVVIIIFFERKKPVYSLFWITVLVLTSYIGFISYLLFGLSFRKKRLSRKFYMRNIFRYAAPSENKEIEKLDKWDQMIQYLELTGKNRLTFSNSIEIFTEGKELFHDMKNEIKKAKSYIHMEYFIFDNNQLGKEFFTILKEKAKSGVEVKLILDGVGCRKLPLKKIRSLINSNIDVQVFFPSYFPFVNLRANYRTHRKICIVDANWGYIGGFNIGDDYLGKGSLGHWRDTHIKMSGDVLNELQKEFFSSWDFIKNQNFLSFGNKFKVRHNEKKYFPEKQNTGKSPIQIVGSAPDYEFRLIRDAILHMITKAKRYIYIQTPYFIPDDIIFEALKIASLSGISIKIMIPSKPDHLMVYWATHSYVGEMITTGVKFYSYKNGFLHSKVVIVDDEVATVGSSNFDYRSFYQNFEINAFIYDSETVKKLKTLFIEDLAESSSITKQIYHNRKLLVKFKESISRLFSPIL; encoded by the coding sequence ATGGTTTTAGAACATCTGATTTTCTTTGCCAAATATATTTACTTTATAAATATTTTTTTTGTTGTGATAATAATCTTCTTTGAAAGAAAAAAGCCAGTATACAGTCTGTTTTGGATCACCGTTCTTGTTCTGACCTCCTACATAGGATTTATTTCCTACTTATTATTTGGGCTGAGCTTCAGAAAAAAAAGGCTGAGTAGAAAATTCTATATGAGAAATATTTTTAGGTATGCAGCACCTTCCGAAAATAAAGAGATAGAAAAACTTGATAAATGGGATCAGATGATACAGTATTTAGAACTTACAGGAAAAAACAGGCTGACTTTTTCGAATAGTATAGAGATTTTCACTGAAGGAAAAGAGCTTTTCCATGATATGAAAAATGAGATAAAAAAAGCAAAATCTTATATCCATATGGAATACTTTATATTTGACAACAACCAGTTGGGGAAAGAATTCTTTACGATTTTAAAGGAAAAGGCAAAATCTGGTGTAGAAGTCAAACTAATATTAGACGGTGTGGGTTGCAGAAAACTTCCCTTAAAAAAAATCAGATCTCTTATAAATTCAAACATAGATGTTCAAGTATTTTTCCCTTCATATTTCCCCTTTGTAAACCTAAGGGCAAACTACAGAACTCACAGAAAAATATGTATCGTTGATGCAAATTGGGGATACATAGGTGGATTTAACATTGGTGATGACTATCTCGGCAAAGGTTCCCTTGGACACTGGAGGGACACACATATTAAAATGAGCGGTGATGTTTTGAATGAACTTCAAAAAGAATTTTTCTCATCTTGGGATTTTATAAAAAATCAGAATTTTTTAAGTTTTGGCAACAAATTCAAGGTTAGACATAATGAAAAAAAGTACTTTCCAGAAAAACAGAATACGGGAAAGTCCCCTATACAGATTGTAGGAAGTGCCCCAGATTATGAATTTCGTCTGATAAGAGATGCCATTCTCCACATGATAACAAAAGCCAAAAGATATATCTATATTCAAACTCCTTACTTCATACCAGATGACATTATTTTTGAGGCCCTAAAAATAGCCTCCCTTTCTGGCATAAGTATAAAAATCATGATTCCAAGTAAACCTGACCATCTTATGGTGTACTGGGCGACTCACTCATATGTAGGGGAGATGATAACTACAGGTGTGAAGTTTTATTCCTATAAAAATGGATTTCTCCACAGCAAAGTGGTCATCGTCGATGATGAAGTGGCTACTGTGGGAAGTTCAAATTTTGATTATAGGAGTTTTTATCAGAATTTTGAGATAAACGCTTTTATATATGATTCTGAGACAGTGAAAAAACTAAAGACGTTATTTATAGAAGATTTGGCAGAAAGCTCATCTATAACAAAACAAATTTACCATAACAGGAAATTACTGGTAAAATTTAAAGAATCCATAAGCAGACTGTTTTCTCCAATTCTCTAA
- a CDS encoding PHP domain-containing protein, which translates to MIEFDKISDYFNEFYDFGPKDDIIYLDLHLHTNASDGYNTPKFFIDFLKEKKHLISITDHNEIRGSVKISELGVKVVPGMELGCEDGFELLVYFKNFEDLEEFYVREVEGNKHPYRMARTTKDAFYFLDILEGRGCHVSIPHVNGLAQKNYIKNKHYLSDVLTRVDSLETYNHSLSKKRNLTAKDLRKSYHLSATFGSDAHINREILSYYRFLNMEEKKHHKLMDSIYKISMLSGLGKKHLMHLFKKK; encoded by the coding sequence ATGATTGAGTTTGACAAAATATCAGATTATTTTAATGAATTTTACGATTTTGGGCCAAAGGACGACATTATCTATCTAGATCTTCATCTTCACACTAACGCCTCAGATGGATATAATACCCCAAAATTTTTTATCGACTTTTTGAAAGAAAAAAAACATCTGATTTCCATAACTGACCATAATGAAATCAGGGGTTCTGTAAAAATATCGGAACTTGGTGTGAAGGTGGTGCCAGGGATGGAGCTAGGATGTGAAGATGGATTTGAGCTTTTGGTCTATTTCAAAAACTTCGAAGATCTCGAAGAATTTTACGTAAGAGAGGTAGAGGGAAATAAGCACCCCTATAGAATGGCGAGAACAACAAAGGATGCTTTTTATTTTTTAGACATCCTCGAAGGCAGAGGGTGCCACGTTTCTATCCCTCATGTTAATGGACTGGCCCAAAAAAATTATATCAAAAATAAACATTACCTTTCTGATGTTTTGACACGGGTAGATTCTCTAGAAACATACAACCACTCCCTTTCAAAGAAAAGAAATCTCACGGCCAAAGATTTAAGAAAAAGCTATCATTTAAGTGCCACATTCGGAAGTGATGCCCATATTAACAGGGAGATTCTTTCATATTACAGATTCTTAAATATGGAGGAAAAAAAGCACCATAAATTAATGGATTCCATTTACAAAATATCTATGCTTTCAGGCCTAGGAAAAAAACATCTGATGCATCTCTTCAAGAAAAAATAG
- a CDS encoding GDSL-type esterase/lipase family protein, translating to MIVILMAFVFFNKSQLEIELPKGRESVLVCFGDSLTAGIGAPKGKSYPDYLRNYLDVEIVNAGVPGDTASQARERFENDVLSFDPDVVIIEFGANDYFLGVSSQNTKIDLEYMVDKLLDNGTIIFIAKFFPEKSILSFIKGKDKKSYDKMYRELSSKENVFLVEDIWEEVWGRPKYMSDTVHPNEYGYEIMAKKYFEAVKTLFEYNNLLK from the coding sequence TTGATTGTAATTTTAATGGCTTTTGTTTTTTTTAATAAGAGTCAACTGGAAATAGAGTTGCCTAAAGGTAGGGAGAGTGTTCTTGTATGCTTTGGAGACAGTCTGACTGCAGGTATAGGGGCTCCTAAAGGCAAAAGCTATCCTGATTACTTGAGAAATTATCTGGATGTGGAGATTGTTAATGCGGGAGTTCCAGGGGATACAGCTTCACAGGCGAGAGAAAGATTTGAAAATGATGTATTAAGTTTCGATCCAGATGTTGTTATAATAGAGTTTGGGGCCAACGATTACTTTTTAGGCGTGTCCAGCCAAAACACAAAAATTGACTTAGAATACATGGTCGATAAACTTTTAGATAACGGTACAATAATTTTCATAGCAAAGTTTTTTCCTGAAAAATCTATTTTATCCTTTATAAAAGGAAAAGATAAAAAAAGTTATGATAAAATGTATAGAGAACTTTCCTCTAAAGAAAATGTTTTTCTCGTTGAAGATATATGGGAAGAAGTATGGGGAAGGCCAAAGTATATGAGTGATACTGTCCATCCCAATGAGTATGGCTATGAAATAATGGCAAAAAAATATTTTGAAGCCGTAAAGACTCTCTTTGAGTACAATAATCTCTTAAAATAA
- the proC gene encoding pyrroline-5-carboxylate reductase → MNKKIGFIGCGNMGEAILGGILSSGILKGENIWVSELSSDRLSELSKKYGVNITNDGKEVVKNSDIFIIAVKPNIYPVVLEDIKELVDSTKTVVTIAAGVTIASVENIIGSDKRIIRTMPNTPALVAEGMTSISHNDMVSLENLEEIKTIFGSFGKSEVLSEYLIHSVTAVSGSSPAYVFMFIEALADGAVLQGMPRDKAYQFAAQSVLGAAKMVLETGKHPGALKDAVCSPGGTTIEAVKVLEEEGFRNSVIKAVEACAKKSKMMSK, encoded by the coding sequence TTGAATAAAAAAATAGGATTCATAGGCTGCGGAAATATGGGGGAGGCTATCCTAGGTGGCATCCTGTCATCGGGTATTCTCAAAGGGGAAAATATATGGGTGTCAGAACTGAGCAGTGACAGACTAAGTGAACTTTCTAAAAAATACGGTGTAAACATTACTAATGACGGAAAAGAGGTAGTGAAAAACAGCGATATCTTCATAATCGCAGTTAAACCTAATATCTATCCTGTGGTTCTAGAAGATATAAAAGAGCTGGTAGACAGTACAAAAACAGTGGTGACAATAGCTGCAGGAGTGACTATCGCATCTGTGGAAAATATCATCGGGTCTGACAAAAGAATCATAAGGACTATGCCAAATACTCCGGCCCTTGTAGCAGAGGGAATGACCTCTATCTCTCATAATGACATGGTGAGTCTAGAGAATCTGGAAGAAATCAAAACTATATTTGGAAGTTTCGGGAAATCCGAAGTTCTTTCAGAATATCTCATCCACAGTGTGACAGCAGTAAGCGGGTCTTCTCCTGCATATGTGTTTATGTTTATCGAAGCCTTAGCCGACGGGGCGGTACTACAAGGAATGCCTAGGGACAAGGCTTATCAGTTTGCGGCTCAGAGTGTACTTGGGGCGGCAAAGATGGTCTTAGAAACTGGAAAACACCCTGGAGCATTGAAAGATGCAGTGTGCTCTCCTGGTGGGACAACTATAGAGGCCGTGAAAGTTCTGGAAGAAGAAGGATTCAGAAACTCTGTAATAAAGGCTGTGGAAGCCTGTGCAAAAAAATCAAAGATGATGAGTAAATAA
- a CDS encoding HD domain-containing protein, translated as MEKNIISKEELQDFEKKIKDQISRFRTKNFKNPLVIMNVGGITSNYKIKTFVNKFLNILSKYQSFDTNYHLILATEKIENMKIFSSSSRIKFKKYINSTKPQNKECSLLNPIHFVNTLSFEPDIIFIFSMSRNKDCLNDSTELRDDFLNISKRLVWIVPEDYADEFANLDPHIIGQKKYLEISTESQWDKVDIFQRALTLATKAHKSQCRKGTTTPYIVHPVMVAMMLREEGCPEHLILSALLHDTIEDSHVSYEDIRTKFGKNVAKIVLNLSDKDKSLPWEIRKQREVHFLKTEATPEEIIVACADKFHNISCISADYKLAGNHVWKRFNAPKEKQRWYYHELLNVFQKRSKILENLLIYEKFKNKVYEVFPE; from the coding sequence TTGGAAAAGAATATAATTTCCAAAGAAGAATTACAAGACTTTGAAAAAAAAATAAAAGATCAAATCTCAAGATTCAGAACCAAAAACTTCAAAAATCCTTTAGTCATAATGAATGTAGGTGGAATCACCTCCAATTATAAAATAAAAACTTTCGTCAATAAATTTTTAAATATCTTATCTAAATATCAATCCTTTGATACAAACTATCACCTCATCCTGGCAACAGAAAAAATTGAAAATATGAAAATTTTTTCGTCATCTTCTAGAATCAAATTCAAAAAATATATCAATTCCACAAAACCTCAGAACAAAGAGTGCAGTCTTCTAAATCCAATTCATTTTGTAAACACCCTCAGCTTCGAACCGGATATTATTTTTATATTTAGTATGTCTAGAAACAAAGACTGTCTAAATGACAGCACTGAACTGAGGGATGATTTTTTAAACATCTCAAAAAGATTGGTTTGGATAGTTCCAGAAGACTATGCTGATGAATTTGCAAACCTTGACCCCCATATTATTGGTCAAAAAAAATACTTAGAGATCAGCACAGAGTCCCAATGGGATAAAGTTGATATTTTCCAAAGAGCATTGACACTGGCTACAAAAGCCCACAAAAGCCAATGTAGAAAAGGAACAACAACTCCATATATTGTCCATCCTGTTATGGTGGCTATGATGCTAAGAGAAGAAGGATGCCCGGAACACCTTATTCTTTCAGCCCTTCTCCACGATACCATTGAGGATTCACATGTCTCCTATGAAGATATTAGGACAAAATTTGGCAAAAATGTCGCAAAAATAGTCTTGAATCTTTCAGATAAGGATAAAAGCCTTCCTTGGGAGATAAGAAAGCAGAGAGAGGTCCATTTCTTGAAAACAGAGGCTACCCCCGAGGAAATAATCGTTGCATGTGCAGATAAATTTCACAATATTTCATGCATCAGTGCAGATTACAAATTGGCTGGAAATCATGTGTGGAAAAGATTTAACGCTCCAAAAGAAAAACAAAGATGGTATTATCACGAGCTTTTAAATGTTTTTCAAAAGAGATCTAAAATACTAGAAAATCTTTTAATCTATGAAAAATTCAAGAACAAAGTCTATGAAGTTTTCCCGGAGTAA
- a CDS encoding chromate transporter, producing MILWEIFWSFFKIGAVTFGGGYAMIPLIEKEMITNKKWIDEEELLEIIAIAQMTPGVIAINTATFVGRKAGGIKGALIASVAVVLPSLFVISVIVTFLSGSFDTILVQKFLTGVRGGLLALMAHSLLRLFRSGANNIVGIALLAVTLITLIFSILSPINLIIFGSVTGIMLYRFFPRFTLKYLGGDKK from the coding sequence ATGATTTTATGGGAAATTTTTTGGTCGTTTTTTAAAATAGGAGCAGTTACTTTTGGAGGAGGATATGCAATGATTCCCCTCATAGAAAAAGAGATGATTACAAATAAAAAATGGATAGATGAAGAGGAGCTCTTAGAAATAATAGCCATAGCCCAGATGACTCCAGGGGTTATTGCCATAAACACCGCCACATTCGTAGGAAGAAAAGCCGGCGGAATAAAGGGGGCGCTTATAGCTTCAGTTGCCGTGGTTCTCCCGTCTTTATTTGTCATATCAGTAATAGTAACTTTTCTTTCTGGAAGCTTTGACACCATCTTAGTACAAAAATTCCTCACAGGAGTCAGAGGAGGACTACTGGCTCTCATGGCACACTCTTTGCTCAGACTCTTCAGATCCGGAGCAAATAACATAGTTGGAATAGCTCTCCTAGCAGTAACCCTTATAACACTTATATTCTCTATTTTATCTCCAATAAACCTGATTATTTTTGGATCTGTAACAGGAATTATGTTATACAGGTTTTTTCCTAGATTCACTTTAAAATATCTTGGCGGTGATAAAAAATGA
- a CDS encoding chromate transporter, with the protein MIYFTLFFTFFKIGLFTFGGGLAMLPLIQEELLRRNWMTVPQFLDLVSIAQITPGAIGVNSATYVGNKLCGFWGGVIATAGVITPSIIIILILSAILIKLKGNVYKDAFFFGIKPITVGLIAYAGYTIAKDTYFIRNQISIGAISISILAFIILHKYKTNPVYIVFISAVAGMILL; encoded by the coding sequence ATGATCTACTTTACTTTATTTTTTACTTTTTTCAAAATTGGTCTTTTTACCTTTGGCGGTGGACTGGCTATGCTTCCTCTTATTCAGGAGGAACTCCTAAGAAGAAACTGGATGACTGTTCCGCAGTTTTTGGACCTTGTATCAATAGCACAGATAACTCCAGGAGCCATTGGGGTAAACTCTGCTACATATGTTGGAAACAAACTCTGTGGATTTTGGGGTGGGGTCATTGCAACTGCAGGGGTGATTACACCATCTATAATTATAATTCTCATACTTTCTGCCATCCTTATAAAATTAAAGGGAAATGTATATAAAGATGCATTCTTTTTTGGTATTAAACCTATTACTGTAGGACTCATAGCCTATGCAGGCTACACCATCGCTAAGGACACATACTTCATCAGAAATCAAATCAGTATAGGGGCTATCTCAATCTCAATTTTAGCATTTATTATCCTCCATAAATACAAGACAAATCCAGTTTACATTGTTTTTATCTCAGCTGTAGCAGGAATGATTCTCTTATAA
- a CDS encoding metallophosphoesterase family protein has product MDKIAVISDIHGNIPALEAVLKDIEDKKISRIFCLGDLAGKGPDSCEAVDIVRKKCEVVVKGNWEYFISEQEDNEFEEVLWHRRILGDKRLEYLRGLPLYHEFYMSGKLIRICHASPKDVFKRVHATATYDEKTELFEAPEESESDSDVVIYGDIHGAYSQCFDQKMIFNVGSVGNPLELTQASYGIIEGKYKSFEMATFSMSIVRVPYDIELAVQYAIDKKIPDLKFYIDELRTGVYRGKKNK; this is encoded by the coding sequence ATGGATAAAATAGCTGTCATATCAGATATTCATGGAAATATACCTGCTCTGGAAGCTGTTTTAAAAGATATAGAGGATAAAAAAATATCTAGAATATTTTGTCTCGGGGATCTAGCAGGAAAAGGTCCGGATTCTTGTGAAGCAGTTGATATTGTAAGGAAAAAGTGCGAGGTAGTTGTCAAGGGAAACTGGGAGTATTTTATCTCAGAGCAGGAAGACAATGAATTTGAAGAAGTTTTGTGGCACAGGAGAATACTGGGTGATAAAAGATTGGAATATCTCAGAGGCCTTCCCCTATACCATGAATTTTACATGAGTGGGAAACTGATTAGGATATGCCACGCTTCACCAAAAGATGTTTTCAAAAGAGTCCATGCCACGGCAACCTATGATGAAAAAACGGAACTTTTTGAAGCCCCCGAGGAATCTGAATCTGACTCAGATGTAGTGATATACGGAGATATTCACGGGGCCTATTCCCAGTGCTTTGATCAAAAGATGATATTCAATGTGGGAAGCGTAGGTAATCCACTTGAGCTGACTCAGGCCTCCTACGGAATCATTGAGGGTAAATACAAGAGTTTTGAGATGGCAACTTTTTCTATGTCAATTGTGAGGGTACCCTATGATATAGAACTAGCCGTTCAGTATGCCATCGATAAGAAAATACCAGACTTAAAGTTTTATATAGATGAGCTTAGGACAGGGGTGTATAGGGGTAAAAAGAATAAATAA
- a CDS encoding S1-like domain-containing RNA-binding protein, translating into MIKIGKRQKMRVNNIASIGVYMDAETDNPKDNILLPNNEIENMEVAPGDYLDVFIYRDSEDRLIATLRKTYAVVGALSKLEVVDITEIGAFLDWGLNKDILLPRGQEEGKLKLGNKYLVGLYEDKKGRLSATMQIYKFLMPCNDYKANDLVSATVYRIQKDIGVFVAVDDRYFGLIPKSECYEEYDVGQELELRVIRVREDGKLDLSPRALLHQQMDKDAEKLLEKMKLYRNIFPLNDKSSPEKIEKMLGMSKKAFKRAMGSLLKSGLVTKTEDGFKIK; encoded by the coding sequence ATGATAAAAATAGGAAAAAGACAAAAAATGAGAGTTAATAATATTGCTAGTATCGGTGTTTATATGGATGCTGAGACAGACAATCCAAAAGATAATATCCTTTTACCTAATAATGAGATTGAAAATATGGAGGTAGCACCTGGAGATTACCTTGATGTCTTTATATACCGTGATTCTGAGGACAGGCTTATCGCTACACTTAGAAAAACCTATGCGGTTGTGGGAGCACTCTCAAAACTCGAAGTTGTTGATATCACTGAAATAGGAGCTTTCCTAGACTGGGGACTCAACAAAGATATCCTGCTTCCAAGAGGTCAGGAAGAAGGGAAATTAAAACTAGGAAACAAATATCTAGTGGGTCTCTATGAAGATAAAAAAGGAAGACTTTCTGCTACTATGCAGATTTATAAATTCCTTATGCCTTGCAATGACTACAAGGCAAATGATCTTGTTTCAGCTACAGTCTACAGGATTCAAAAAGATATCGGTGTTTTTGTAGCTGTAGACGACAGATATTTTGGACTCATTCCAAAAAGTGAATGTTATGAAGAATATGATGTAGGACAAGAATTAGAACTTAGAGTAATCAGAGTAAGAGAAGACGGTAAACTTGATCTCAGTCCTAGGGCACTTCTGCACCAGCAGATGGACAAAGATGCTGAAAAGCTTCTTGAAAAAATGAAACTCTACAGAAATATATTTCCGTTAAATGATAAGAGCTCGCCGGAAAAGATCGAAAAAATGCTCGGCATGAGTAAAAAGGCCTTTAAAAGAGCCATGGGAAGTCTTCTGAAAAGTGGTCTTGTGACAAAAACAGAAGATGGTTTTAAAATCAAGTAA
- a CDS encoding SoxR reducing system RseC family protein codes for MKKEGIILKIEDDTAFVNVKPAHKGGCGSCGKCKVKEDKFVIEVDMPDFPVDPGDRVLLEMQDGSVYSLGLFLYVVPPLFMILGYLTAQFLGAGEGLGIFVSFLFLVGAFYLMRYFDTSRGKKLIKKNMKIIKRL; via the coding sequence ATGAAAAAAGAGGGGATAATTCTGAAAATTGAAGATGATACAGCCTTTGTAAATGTAAAGCCGGCACATAAAGGTGGGTGCGGAAGCTGTGGGAAATGCAAGGTGAAGGAAGATAAATTTGTTATAGAGGTAGACATGCCGGATTTTCCTGTTGATCCAGGAGACAGAGTTTTATTGGAAATGCAAGACGGTTCTGTATATTCTTTAGGACTTTTTCTCTATGTTGTGCCTCCGCTTTTTATGATTTTAGGCTATTTGACAGCACAATTTTTGGGTGCAGGAGAGGGACTAGGGATATTTGTAAGTTTTCTTTTTCTGGTCGGAGCCTTTTATTTAATGAGATATTTTGATACGAGCAGAGGAAAAAAACTTATAAAAAAAAATATGAAAATAATAAAAAGGCTATAA
- a CDS encoding cation transporter → MKRIKIEGMMCDHCVNAVSKALKSVEGISEVKVILKEKEAIVNGTAPENILKEAIEKEGYTVISIEDIDDREPSEKKKDGIFSKIFKKISNAN, encoded by the coding sequence ATGAAGAGAATAAAAATAGAAGGCATGATGTGTGATCACTGCGTAAATGCTGTCAGTAAGGCTCTGAAGAGTGTAGAGGGGATAAGTGAGGTAAAGGTAATATTGAAGGAAAAGGAGGCTATAGTAAATGGCACAGCCCCTGAAAATATTCTGAAGGAAGCCATAGAAAAAGAGGGATACACTGTGATATCTATAGAGGACATAGATGACAGGGAACCTTCTGAGAAGAAAAAAGATGGGATTTTTTCTAAAATTTTTAAGAAAATTAGTAATGCTAATTAA